A genomic stretch from Silurus meridionalis isolate SWU-2019-XX chromosome 1, ASM1480568v1, whole genome shotgun sequence includes:
- the dock7 gene encoding dedicator of cytokinesis protein 7 isoform X10, with protein MAERRAFAQKISRTVAAEVRKQIAGQYGGSPQLLKNLHLGGNAASNSVPLTDAVEPVDFEEYLITHPPIIESGPLRDLIEFPPDDIEVTYTPRECRTLGQAVPDEGDNDAHVRDCIRSYTEDWAIVNRKYHKLGTGFNPNTLDKQKERQRGLPKQVFESDELPDPSSYQDDQDDLKRRSMSIDDTPRGSWACSIFDLKNSQPDSLLPHLLDRVPNEEIDRHNEEQRKAKRHRELFALHPALDEEEPIERHCVPDVPKEHFGQRLLVKCLSLKFEIEIEPIFASLALYDVKEKKKISENFFFDLNSEQTKSMLRPHIQTAAISTLARSAVFSITYPSQDVFLVIKLEKVLQQGDIGECAEPYMVFKESDAAKNKEKLEKLRTQSEQFCQRLGRYRMPFAWTAIHLMNIVNSAGSLERDTELEMGLPERKGSWSERRNSSIVGRRSLERTTSGDEYCNLTSFRPATLTVTNFFKQEGDRLSDEDLYKFLADMRRPSSVLRRLRPITAQLKIDISPAPENPHYCLTPELLQVKPYPDTRVRPTREILEFPAKDIYVPNTTYRNLLYVNPQSLNFANRQGSARNITVKVQFMNGEDPSNAMPVIFGKSSCGEFSKDAYTAVVYHNRSPDFHDEIKIKLPASLNDHHHILFTFYHVSCQQKQNTPLETPVGYTWIPMLQNGRLRTGHFCLPVSLEKPPQSYSVLSPDVPLPGMKWVDNHRGVFNVEVISMSTLHTQDQYLDKFFALVHALDEHMFPVRIGDMRIMENSLEAELKGSITALSSSQLEPVVRFLHLLLDKLVVLVVRPPVIAGQIVNLGQVSFEAMASIVNRLHKYLDTSQDMHGRNSLLSSYIYYVFRLPNMDPNSPSPGPGGLGGSVHYATMARSAIRPASLNLNRSRSLSNSNPDISGTPTSPDDEVRSIIGTKGLDRSNSWVHTMGCKSGPWGTSPGSASETAQAMERSGNRMSSHTESASFLQTLTGRLPTKKLFHEELALQWVVSSGSVREGALQQAWFFFELMVKSIIHHLYFTDRLESPRKNRFPERFMDDITALVSTIAGDIVSRFQKDLELVERLNTSLAFFLNDLLSVMDRGFVFSLIKTYWKQVSTKLYALQNPTLESLRLDFLRIVCSHEHYVTLNLPCSLLTPPASPSPSVSSATSQSSGFSTHVQDQKIANMFELSVPFREQHYLAGLVLTELAIILDPEAEGSVHWMFGLHKKVISVVHNLLSSHDSDPRYADPEVKARVAMLYLPFIGIVMETLPQLYDFTESHNQWGRLGLDEQETESNSMISQSVAMAIAGTSVPQTSRPSSFLLNPQATRQHGTFSPESSRSLLICLLWVLKNADELVLQKWFTDLSVSQLNRLLDMLYLCVSCFEYKGKKAFERMNSLTFKKSKDMKAKLEEAILGSIGARQEMVRRSRGQLERSPSGSAFGSQENLRWRKDMTHWRQNSEKMDKTRAELEHEALIDGNLATEANLIILDTLEIIVQTVSVTESKESILGGVLKVLLHSMACNQSALYLQHCFATQRALVSKFPELLFEEETEQCADLCLRLLRNCSSSIGTIRSHASASLYLLMRQNFEIGNNFARVKMQVTMSLSSLVGTSQNFNEEFLRRSLKTILTYAEEDLELRETTFPDQVQDLVFNLHMILSDTVKMKEHQEDPEMLIDLMYRIAKGYQTSPDLRLTWLQNMAGKHSERNNHAEAAQCLVHSAALVAEYLSMLEDRKYLPVGCVTFQNISSNVLEESAVSDDVVSPDEEGICSGKYFTEAGLVGLLEQAAASFSMAGMYEAVNEVYKVLIPIHEANRDAKKLATIHGKLQEAFGKIVHQSTGWERMFGTYFRVGFYGSKFGDLDEQEFVYKEPAITKLAEISHRLEGFYGERFGEDQVEVIKDSNPVDKCKLDPNKAFVQITYVEPYFDTYEMKDRITYFDKNYNLRRFVYCTPFTLDGRAHGDLHEQYKRKTILTTSNAFPYIKTRINIIHKEEIISMPIEVAIEDMQKKTQELAFATHQDPADAKMLQMVLQGSVGTTVNQGPLEVAQVFLSEIPSDPKLYRHHNKLRLCFKDFTKRCEDALRKNKSLIGPDQKEYQRELERNYHRLKEALQPLINRKIPQLYKPVLQVNSHRDSFSRMSLRKLDL; from the exons GTATCATAAGCTGGGCACCGGCTTTAACCCCAACACGCTGGACAAGCAGAAGGAGAGGCAGAGAGGTTTACCCAAGCAAGTGTTTGAGTCAGATGAGCTTCCTGACCCCAGCAGCTATCAGGACGATCAG gaTGACCTAAAGCGCAGGTCCATGTCCATAGATGACACTCCTCGCGGTAGCTGGGCTTGCAGTATATTCGATCTGAAGAACTCCCAGCCTGACTCTTTACTCCCACACTTGCTGGACAGAGTGCCAAACGAGGAGATCGACCGGCACAACGAGGAGCAACGCAAAGCCAAACGACACCGAGAGCTCTTTGCCCTGCACCCGGCACTCGACGAG gagGAGCCGATCGAGCGTCACTGTGTTCCTGATGTTCCCAAAGAGCACTTTGGCCAGAGACTTCTTGTGAAATGCTTGTCCCTAAA GTTTGAGATCGAGATCGAGCCAATATTTGCAAGTTTGGCTTTATATGATgtcaaggaaaagaaaaag ATATCAGAAAACTTTTTCTTTGACCTGAACTCAGAGCAGACCAAATCCATGCTGCGTCCACATATCCAGACAGCTGCTATCTCCACCTTGGCCCGCTCCGCCGTCTTCTCCATCACCTACCCCTCTCAAGACGTCTTCCTGGTTATAAAG cttgaAAAAGTTCTTCAGCAGGGGGACATCGGAGAATGTGCCGAGCCTTACATGGTCTTTAAGGAGTCAGATGCTGCAAAA aataaagaaaaactgGAGAAGCTGCGTACTCAGTCGGAGCAGTTCTGCCAGAGGCTCGGTCGCTACAGGATGCCCTTCGCTTGGACCGCCATCCATCTAATGAATATAGTCAACAGTGCAGGCAGTCTGGAGAGGGACACTGAGCTGGAAATGGGTCTCCCAG AGCGTAAGGGTTCCTGGTCTGAGCGGAGGAACTCCAGCATTGTGGGTCGGCGCTCTTTAGAGAGGACCACCAGCGGGGACGAGTACTGCAATCTGACCAGTTTCAGACCTGCTACACTGACTGTCACCAACTTCTTCAAACAG gaaggaGATCGGTTAAGTGATGAGGATCTGTACAAGTTCTTGGCCGACATGAGGCGGCCCTCTTCAGTGTTACGCAGACTCAGACCTATTACAG ctcaGCTAAAGATTGACATCTCTCCTGCTCCCGAGAACCCCCACTACTGTCTGACTCCAGAGCTACTTCAGGTCAAGCCTTATCCAGACACCAGAGTACGGCCCACCCGGGAGATTTTGGAGTTCCCAGCCAAGGACATCTATGTGCCCAACACCACGTACAG GAACCTGCTGTATGTCAACCCACAGAGTCTGAATTTTGCCAACCGCCAGGGCTCTGCTCGCAACATCACAGTGAAGGTGCAGTTTATGAACGGGGAGGACCCCAGCAATGCCATGCCT GTGATCTTTGGTAAATCCAGCTGTGGAGAGTTTTCCAAAGATGCATACACTGCGGTGGTCTATCACAACCG CTCTCCAGATTTTCATGATGAGATCAAAATTAAGCTGCCTGCCTCCCTGAACGACCACCATCACATCCTGTTCACCTTCTACCATGTCAGCTGCCAACAGAAGCAAAATACCCCTCTGGAGACACCAGTTGGATACACg TGGATCCCTATGCTTCAGAATGGACGTCTTAGAACAGGCCACTTCTGCCTGCCTGTGTCTCTGGAAAAACCACCTCAATCTTATTCTGTTTTGTCTCCTGAT GTTCCTTTACCTGGAATGAAATGGGTTGATAATCACAGAGGAGTGTTTAATGTTGAGGTCATATCCATGTCCACTCTCCACACACAG GACCAGTATCTGGATAAGTTCTTTGCACTTGTGCACGCTCTGGATGAGCACATGTTCCCAGTAAGGATTGGAGATATGCGGATTATGGAGAACAGCCTGGAAGCAGAGCTGAAGGGCAGCATAACAGCTCTGAGCTCCTCTCAGCTAGAACCAGTGGTGCGTTTCCTCCACCTGCTGCTTGACAAgctggtggtgctggtggtgcgGCCGCCCGTCATCGCTGGACAGATTG TAAATCTTGGCCAGGTGTCTTTTGAGGCAATGGCGTCCATTGTAAACCGTTTGCATAAATATTTGGACACCAGCCAGGACATGCACGGCCGGAACAGCCTTCTCTCTTCCTACATTTACTACGTCTTCCGTCTGCCCAACATGGACCCTAACTCTCCTTCCCCCG GTCCTGGAGGTCTGGGGGGCTCGGTGCATTACGCCACTATGGCTCGCTCTGCCATCAGACCAGCCAGCCTCAACCTGAACCGCTCCCGTAGCCTTAGCAACAGTAACCCTGACATTTCCGGCACTCCAACATCACCGGACGATGAAGTTCGTTCTATTATTGGCACTAAG GGCTTAGATCGCTCCAACTCCTGGGTGCACACCATGGGCTGCAAGAGCGGCCCCTGGGGGACCAGCCCTGGCTCGGCATCCGAAACCGCGCAG GCCATGGAGCGCAGTGGCAATCGCATGTCATCGCACACTGAGAGCGCCAGTTTCTTGCAAACTTTAACAGGACGCTTGCCGACCAAAAAG CTCTTCCATGAGGAACTGGCACTGCAGTGGGTGGTGAGCAGTGGCAGTGTTAGAGAAGGAGCTCTTCAACAGGCCTGGTTCTTCTTTGAGCTCATG GTCAAGAGTATTATCCACCACTTGTATTTCACTGACCGTCTGGAGTCTCCCAGGAAGAACCGCTTTCCTGAGCGCTTCATGGATGACATCACGGCTCTGGTCAGCACCATTGCAGGGGACATCGTCTCGCGCTTCCAAAAG GATCTGGAGTTGGTGGAGAGGCTAAACACAAGCCTGGCCTTCTTCCTTAATGACCTGCTGTCTGTCATGGACAGGGGCTTTGTCTTCAGTCTCATTAAGACCTACTGGAAACAG GTGTCCACGAAGCTGTATGCTCTACAGAACCCCACCCTGGAGTCTCTGAGGCTCGACTTCCTCAGGATCGTGTGTAGCCATGAACACTACGTCACGCTGAACCTGCCCTGCAGTCTGCTCACTCCTCCAGCCTCGCCCTCTCCCTCAGTCTCGTCTGCCACATCACAG AGCTCTGGTTTCTCCACTCATGTACAAGACCAGAAGATTGCAAACATGTTTGAATTGTCGGTACCTTTTAGAGAGCAACACTACCTGGCTGGTTTGGTTTTAACAGAACTTGCCATTATTTTGGACCCGGAGGCTGAAGGGTCAGTACACTG gaTGTTTGGCCTGCATAAGAAAGTGATCAGTGTGGTCCATAACCTACTGTCCAGTCATGACTCGGACCCACGCTATGCTGACCCTGAGGTTAAAGCGAGGGTCGCCATGCTCTACCTACCTTTTATTGGCATTGTCATGGAGACCCTGCCCCAACTCTATGACTTTACAG AGTCTCATAACCAGTGGGGTCGTCTTGGGCTAGACGAACAGGAAACTGAGAGCAATAGCATGATCAGTCAGAGCGTAGCAATGGCAATAGCAGGGACCTCTGTGCCTCAGACGTCACGTCCCAGCAGCTTCCTGCTTAATCCACAA GCTACCCGTCAGCACGGTACCTTTTCCCCCGAGTCCAGTCGTAGTCTGCTCATCTGTCTGCTGTGGGTGCTGAAAAACGCAGACGAGCTGGTGCTGCAGAAATGGTTCACTGACCTGTCTGTGTCTCAGCTCAATCGCCTGCTGGACATGCTCTACCTCTGCGTCTCCTGTTTTGAGTACAAG GGTAAGAAGGCTTTTGAGCGCATGAACAGTCTGACCTTTAAGAAGTCTAAAGACATGAAGGCTAAGCTGGAGGAGGCCATCTTGGGCAGTATTGGAGCCAGGCAGGAGATGGTGCGACGCAGTCGAGGACAGTTAG AACGGAGTCCATCAGGCAGTGCTTTTGGCAGCCAAGAGAACCTGCGCTGGAGAAAAGACATGACGCACTGGCGCCAAAACAGTGAAAAAATGGACAA AACCAGGGCAGAGTTAGAACATGAGGCATTAATAGACGGCAATCTGGCAACCGAGGCCAACCTGATCATTCTTGACACTCTGGAGATCATCGTGCAG ACCGTATCTGTGACCGAGTCGAAGGAGAGCATCCTTGGAGGCGTCCTCAAAGTCTTGCTTCACAGTATGGCATGCAACCAGAGCGCCCTCTATCTTCAGCACTGCTTTGCTACACAGAGAGCTCTCGTCTCTAAG TTCCCAGAGCTGCTGTTTGAGGAAGAGACGGAGCAGTGTGCTGACTTGTGTCTGCGTCTGCTGAGGAACTGCAGCAGTAGCATCGGTACCATTAGGTCACATGCCAGCGCTTCACTTTACCTGCTAATGAGGCAGAACTTTGAGATTGGAAAT AACTTTGCCAGAGTGAAAATGCAGGTAACCATGTCTCTGTCGTCTCTGGTTGGCACATCTCAAAACTTTAACGAGGAGTTCCTGAGACGCTCACTCAAAACCATCCTGACATACGCTGAGGAGGACCTGGAGCTTCGAGAGACCACGTTCCCTGATCAG gttcAAGACTTGGTGTTTAACCTGCATATGATTTTGTCAGACACAGTAAAGATGAAGGAACATCAAGAGGATCCCGAGATGCTTATTGATCTGATGTACAG AATTGCCAAGGGGTATCAGACATCCCCGGATTTAAGGCTGACCTGGCTCCAGAACATGGCAGGAAAGCACTCCGAGAGGAATAACCATGCAGAGGCGGCTCAGTGTCTGGTGCACAGTGCCGCCCTGGTGGCTGAATATCTCAGCATGCTGGAGGATCGCAAGTACCTACCTGTGGGCTGTGTCACCTTCCAG AATATCTCTTCCAATGTACTGGAGGAGTCTGCTGTATCTGATGATGTCGTGTCTCCCGATGAGGAGGGTATTTGCTCAGGGAAATATTTCACAGAGGCTGGGCTGGTGGGGCTTTTGGAGCAGGCTGCCGCATCCTTCTCTATG GCTGGCATGTACGAGGCTGTGAATGAAGTCTACAAGGTGCTCATCCCTATTCATGAAGCTAACAGGGATGCCAAGAAGCTGGCCACTATTCATGGTAAACTGCAAGAGGCCTTTGGCAAAATAGTGCACCAG AGCACTGGCTGGGAG CGCATGTTTGGTACTTATTTCCGAGTTGGATTTTATGGTTCGAAATTTGGCGACTTGGACGAGCAGGAGTTTGTGTACAAAGAGCCGGCTATCACCAAGCTGGCTGAAATCTCACACCGGCTTGAG GGTTTCTATGGGGAGAGATTTGGGGAGGATCAAGTTGAAGTCATTAAGGACTCGAATCCAGTGGACAAATGTAAACTTGATCCAAATAAG GCTTTCGTTCAGATCACGTACGTGGAGCCGTACTTCGACACGTACGAGATGAAGGACCGCATCACATATTTCGACAAGAACTACAACCTGCGGCGCTTTGTTTACTGCACGCCGTTCACACTAGACGGCCGCGCACACGGAGATCTGCACGAGCAGTACAAACGCAAAACCATACTTACCACCAGCAACGCCTTTCCCTACATCAAAACCCGCATCAACATCATTCACAAGGAGGAG ATTATCTCCATGCCCATTGAGGTGGCCATTGAGGACATGCAGAAGAAGACACAGGAACTGGCCTTTGCCACACACCAGGATCCAGCTGATGCCAAGATGTTACAGATGGTCCTGCAGGGGTCTGTGGGCACCACAGTCAACCAG GGTCCACTCGAGGTGGCTCAGGTCTTCCTGTCTGAAATTCCAAGTGATCCTAAACTCTACAGACACCACAACAAGCTCAGACTCTGCTTTAAAGACTTTACCAAAAG GTGCGAAGACGCCCTCCGCAAAAACAAGAGTTTGATAGGTCCTGACCAAAAGGAATATCAGCGGGAACTGGAGAGAAATTACCACAGGCTGAAGGAAGCTCTGCAGCCGCTTATTAACAGGAAGATCCCGCAGCTCTACAAGCCTGTACTCCAGGTTAACTCTCACAG AGATTCCTTTAGCAGAATGAGCCTCCGCAAGCTTGATTTGTGA